A region of Rhodamnia argentea isolate NSW1041297 chromosome 9, ASM2092103v1, whole genome shotgun sequence DNA encodes the following proteins:
- the LOC125316431 gene encoding uncharacterized protein LOC125316431, which translates to MTRKSVKGRAIADMLAENTAGPQARDEIDPLDDRVLLVTTKKWVMYFNGAVKPSGSGIGVYGDSALIILQIEGKWKTRDPKLNPYHEFLEDIIDEFDEIAFKYLPAAQNQFVDALATLSSMFRVTVGSNTKPLGIEILKRSAYSMLIKEEVHREPWYQDIKVYLRTRECLEGSEVADRKYPMKLSSKFFLSGDTLYKRSYDSVLFRWVDANEANWLMSEIH; encoded by the exons ATGACACGGAAGTCGGTGAAAGGTCGAGCAATAGCAGACATGCTAGCAGAGAACACTGCAGGACCACAAGCTAGAGATGAGATAGACCCTCTTGATGACCGTGTTTTACTAGTTACTACAAAAAAGTGGGTCATGTACTTCAATGGGGCTGTTAAGCCATCCGGATCCGGCATAGGG GTTTATGGCGACTCTGCCCTCATTATCCTTCAAATAGAAGGTAAGTGGAAGACTCGCGACCCAAAGTTGAACCCATATCATGAATTTCTAGAGGATATAATCGACGAGTTTGATGAGATAGCGTTCAAATATCTTCCCGCAGCTCAAAACCAATTTGTAGATGCCTTGGCCACCCTCTCGTCAATGTTCCGAGTAACTGTGGGTTCAAATACCAAGCCATTGGGAATTGAAATCTTGAAGCGTTCTGCCTACTCCATGCTGATAAAAGAAGAGGTACATAGAGAGCCATGGTATCAAGACATTAAGGTTTACTTGCGGACTAGAGAATGTCTTGAAGGTAGTGAAGTAGCCGACAGGAAGTATCCGATGAAACTGtcttcaaagtttttcctcAGCGGCGATACATTGTACAAGAGGTCATATGACTCTGTTCTCTTCAGGTGGGTTGATGCCAACGAAGCTAATTGGTTGATGAGTGAAATTCATTAG